The genomic DNA CATCGCGGCGATCCGGCACGGCGCGTATCCGGCGATCGCCGACGAACGAGGCGAACTCACCTACGCCGAGTTCGACGAGGCAGTCAACCGCATCGCCAACGCATTTCGCGCTCGCCTGGCCCCCGGCGACACCGTCGGCATCCTCTGTCGCAATCACCGCGGACCACTGATCGTGGCGTTCGCCGCGTCCCGCGCCGGCGTCAACGCGGTGTGGCTCAACACGGCGTTCTCGGCCCGCCAGGCGGCCGAGGTCGCGAACCGCGAAGGCGTCGACCTGCTGGTGCACGACGTCGAGTTCACCGATCTGGTCGCGGACATCGAAGCCAGGCACGGCACGTTCGTCGCCGACATCGACAGCGCGAGTGACGATCTCGACGCCCTGGCGGCCGATTCGTCACCCAAGGCACCGCCGGCGCCGGCCAAGCAGGGCCGGATCATCCTGCTGACCAGCGGGACGACGGGCACGCCCAAGGGCGCACCGCGCGCCGAGCCGCGCAGCTTCATCCTGCCTGGCGGACTGCTGGAGCGGCTGCCGATGCGGGCCCGCGAAGCCACCATCATCGGGCCGCCACTGTTCCACGGCACCGGCCTGCTGATCGCGATCATGACGATCGCTCTCGGCTCGAAGTTGGTGCTGCGCCGCAAGTTCGAGGCCGAGCAGCTGGTCGCCGACATCGAGCGCCACAAGGCCACCACGGTGTGCGTCGTGCCGGTCATGCTGCAGCGGGTGCTGGGCCTCGGCGACGACACCGTCCGCAGCTACGACACCACCAGCCTGCGCGCGATCTTCTGCGCCGGCTCCCAGCTGCCGGCCGCCGTCGCCACCGCGGCACAGGACCTGCTCGGTGATGTGGTCTACAACCTCTACGGCTCAACGGAAGTGGCGCTCGCGACCATGGCGACGCCGTCCGACATCCGCGAAGCGCCCACCTCGGTCGGCAAGCCGATGCTCGGTTGCCGGATCAAGATCTTCGACGACAACGGCCAGGAGGTGCCCACCCCCGGAACGGGCCGGATATTCGTCGGCGCGGCAACACAATTCGAGGGCTACACCGGCGGCGGCACCAAGGAGTTCATCGACGGCCTGATGGCCAGCGGCGACGTCGGGCACTTCGACGACGAGGGTCGGCTGTACATCGACGGCCGCGACGACGACATGATCGTCTCCGGCGGAGAGAACGTCTTCCCGGCCGAGGTCGAGGAACTGCTGGTCACCCACCCCGCCATCGTGGAAGCCTCTGCGATCGGCGTCGACGACGAGGAATTCGGAAAACGCCTGCGCGCCTTCGTCGTCACCGTCAAGGGCACCGAGGTGTCGGAGGCGGAGGTCAAGCAGTTCGTCAAGGACAACCTCGCCCGCTACAAGGTGCCGCGCGAGGTGGTGTTCCTCGACGAGCTGCCGCGTAACCCCACCGGCAAGGTGCTCAAGCGGGATCTGACGGCGCGGACCGACTGACCGTCGTCCGGCACGCAATGGGCGCTGGGCGTCCTGCGCCGCGACGGCTGATCCCGCCGTCAATGCTTGTTGTGGCCCTTGCCTTTTCCGTTGCCATGACCGTTGGGCGGCGGTGCATCGTCGACCGGAGACGGCGGCGGCGGTGTTGAAACCGGGGCCGACGTGGACGTCGGGGTCGACTCAGGCGTGCTCGTCCCGACCGGGGCCGGTGTCGACGGCCGTGACGCGGCGTCGACGATCACGGCGATGACCGTCACGGCAGCCACCAGAGCCGCCAAGGCCCACAACAGAATCCGCGACCGGCGCCGCGGCGCGGCGACCGGCAGTAGCGACGTCGTCGGGTCCGGTAGCGGCTGCCCGAGCACCAACGTCGGGGGACGACCGGCGGGGGCAACCCCGTGCAGGGCGGCGCGCATCTCCTCGGCACTGCCGAAGCGCGCCCGCGCGTCACGCACCATCGCGCGTTCGACGACGGTAGCCAGCGCCGGGTCGACGTCGGGCCGCAATACGTGCAGCGGTACCGGATGTCCCTCGGAGACAGCGCGGGCGAGCGCCACCAGATTGTCCTGTGGAAAAGGCCGCCGGCCGGTGAGCGCCTCGTAGCCGACGACACCGACGGCGTACAGATCATCGGCGACGGTCGCCGGATGCCCCGACAGGCGATCGGCGCTGAGATAACCCATCGTCCCCATGACCTGGCCGGCGATGGTGTGGCCGGATTCGGCGCTCTTGGCGATGCCGAAGTCGGCGATCTTCGCCGCTCCCGAATCGGCCAGCAGAATGTTGCCCGGCTTGATGTCGCGGTGCAGGATGCCTGCCGCGTGGGCCATCGCCAGTGCCGAGAGCACGTCGTCGAGCACCGACCGGACCTGCGGTAGCGGGAGCGGACCCGCGGCGATCGCGTCCGCCAGGGTGCGTCCCGGCAGCCGCTCCATGACGATGTACGGCGTGCCGTCCTGCTCGCCGTAGTCGTGGACGGCGACAACGTGCGGATGGTTCAGGCCGGCCGCGGCACGGGCCTCGACCTCGAAGCGGCGCCGAAAGTCTGGCTGTGCACTCAGCGGCGCATGAAGCAGTTTGACGGCCACCGGACGCTGCAATTGGGCATCCCAGGCGTCGCGGACCTCCGCCATCCCGCCGTGGCCCAGCGTCCCCCGCAATTGGTAGCGGTCGGCGAGAACCCCGGGATAAGGCATGACTCCACGCTAGCCCGCGTCGACCGACCCGCCGAGTCTGGTGCGGGCAGGGTCTGTCAGGCGCTCTTGGCGGTGACGATGTCGCCGGCCAGCGGCGCGATGGCGGCCATGATGCGCTGCACGGTCCGCGCCGGAACACCCGCAGCGGCCAGGCTTTCACTCAGATACGCGGCCACGAGATTGAAGTGCTGCCGGGAAATACCGCGGCCGCGGTGGATGTCCCGCATGGAAGCACCGGTGTAGGGCTGCGGACCACCCAGGGCCGCGGCGAAGAATTCCACCTGCCGGCCTTTGAGCCGTGACATGTTGGCGCCGGCGAAGAAGCCGGCGAGTTCGGGGTCGGCCAGCACACGCTCGTAGAAGTCCGCCACCACCTGCTCGAGCGCTTCGGCTCCTCCGATCTGCTCATAGATGCTCGTCATGCACCGAGCCAACACCCGCCGTGTTGCTTATCCATTGCCCGGCGGTGACCCAGCGACTAAATCGGCCTCACAGACCCCTCGAATTGCTGCGAGTACGCAAAGTGCTTGAGTCAGTCCACAATTGGGCAGTAGAACTGCGGCTGACCCCGATATTCGAGCGGCGGCAGGTTACGCGCGGGCGTCTCCACCAGCGGCGAGTCCATGGGCAGTCGGCCGGAGGCGCGGTCCATCGCCGACCGCTTGCGCGGATGCATCAGCCTGCGCTTCGGTCCGTATTTCGAGACCAAGGTGATGACCTGGCACAGCCGGTCGTGCACCCACTGCTGCCGCGCGGACCACGAGTAACCCATCAGCTCCCGCACCGGCGGGTCGTAGAGGGCCACCGTCATGAAAGTCAGGAAGCGCTGCATCACCTTGAGGTTCTGAGCCCACAACAAGTCCGGAATCCATTGCAGCGAGGGATGTTTGGGCATGGTGGACAAATCCATGACCTCGCGCGCCGCATAGTTGTTCTCCAACACGTTGCGGCACATGTGATCCCAGTAGACCTGGAAGTCCTCCCAGCTCTTCGGCACCGGCCGCATGCTCATCCCGTACATCCGGTACCAGGTGACGTGCTCGTCGAACAGTTGTCGCTTGTCCGCTTCGGAGATGCCGCCGCCGAATTTCTCGGCGGCCAGCAGGGTGGATTTGAAGAACGTCGCGTGGGCCCAGTAGAAGACGTCGGGGTTCAGCGCGCTGTAACGGCGTCCCTGCTTGTCGACGCCCTTGATCCCGATGTGATAGTCACGCACCTCGGCGCCGGTCTTGGGCGCGCGGTCACCGTCGAAGACGACGCCGCCGATCGGATAGATCGACCGCAGGAGCCGCGGAATCCGCTCCATGAAGAAGATCGAATGCTCCTCCACCGCCGCGCCGAGCTGCGGATGCATGTTCTGCATGGAGCCGGCCCACGTGCCCTGGAACAGCCCGGTCCACTGGCCGAAGTACTTCCACGTCAGCGAGTCAGGGCCCAGCGGCACCGCGTCATAGCCACCGGGCGAAGCCGGGCAGCCGGCCGCCACGGGGGCAGATTCGCTGGTCACGGGGCATGTGTCGGAAGTATTTTGGGTCACCGGCATTCTTTCCTGGATGTCAGCGGGTATCCTGACTACACGCGTTGTCAGCCACAGCTTAGGAGTCACGTGCCTTCCGGTCAACGACAGGGCCGCTGGTCCACCGTCCCACTGGCGGACCGCCCGACGCGGCGTCGCGAGGCGCTCATCGAAGCCGGCATCGCCGCCCTCGGCCATTCCGACGGCCCCGCGGCGACGGTGCGGACGGTGTGCCGCACCGCCGGTCTGACCGAGCGCTACTTCTACGAAAGCTTCACCGACCGCGAGGATTTCGTCCGCGCCGTGTACGACGAGGTGTGCACGACCGCCATGGCGGCACTGACCACATCACAAAGCCCCCGCGACGCCGTCGAACGGTTCGTCACGATGATGGTCGACGACCCCACTCGCGGCCGCGTCCTGCTCATCGCCCCCGCGCAGGAACCGGTACTCACCCGCTCGGGCGCGGACTGGATGCCGAGCTTCATCGAACTGCTGCAGCACAAGATGTTCCCCGACGGCGATCCCGCGCGGCGGGCACTCGAGGCCACCAGCCTGATCGGCGCCCTCACCGCACTGTTCACCGGATACCTGGGCGGGAAGCTGCCCGTCACCCGCGAGCAGTTCGTCGATTACTGCGTCGACATGCTGATGAGCCGGGTGCCGTCGCACCGGTAACACCTAAACAAGGCCGACATCACAGTTCAGAATCACCGATCGGACATGCGTCACAGCAACTTGATGTCACTACCCGACACAGATACTCTGACTGCTACCAACAGGTACAGATACATCGCACCGGGAGGCGCCATGACAGCCGACTACACCGACCTGCAGCTCCTGCACGAGCTGGAGCCGGTCGTCGAGACGCTCGTCGACCGCCACATGAGCATGCGGAAAGACTGGAACCCGCACGACTACATCCCCTGGAAAGAGGGCAAGAACTACTACGCCCTCGGCGGCCAGGACTGGGATCCGGATCAGGCCAAGCTCTCCGAGGTCGCCCAGACCGCCATGGTCCAGAACCTGCTGACCGAGGACAACCTGCCGTCCTACCACCGCGAGATCGCGATGAACATGGGCATGGACGGCGCGTGGGGCTACTGGGTGAACCGCTGGACCGCCGAGGAGAACCGCCACGGCATCGCCCTGCGCGACTACCTCGTCGTCACCCGCAACTGCGACCCGGTCGAGCTCGAGGAACTGCGCGTCGAGCAGGTCACCCGCGGCTTCTCGCCCGGCCAGAACATGCAGGGCGACCTGTTCGCCGAGAGCCTGTTCGACTCGGTCATGTACGTCTCGTTCCAGGAGCTGGCCACCCGCGTCTCGCACCGCAACACCGGCAAGGCCTGCAATGACCCCGTCGCCGACCAGCTGCTGCAGCGCATCTCGGGTGACGAGAACCTGCACATGATCTTCTACCGCGACGTCTCGGCCGCCGGCCTGGACATCAACCCGAACCAGGCGATGGCCTCGCTGCACCGCATCGTCGAGAACTTCAAGATGCCCGGGTACACCGTGCCCGACTTCCGCCGCAAGGCCGTCATCATCGCCGTCGGCGGCGTCTACGACCCGCGCATCCACCTCGACGACGTCCTCATGCCGGTGCTCAAGAAGTGGCGCATCTTCGAGCGTGAAGACTTCACCGGTGAAGGCGCACGACTGCGCGACGACCTGGGCCGGATCATCAACGAGCTCGAGGACACCTGCGCGAAGTTCGAGGTGGCCAAGGAACGTCGCCTGGAGCGCGAGCGCAAGGTCGCCGAGAAGAAGGCGATGAAGAACCTACTGGTGTCGACATCAGCGTCGTAAGTCCGGAACGAGACGCCACGCAGACGGCCCGATCTCTCCAGATCGGGCCGATCTCGTTGCGCTCCCCGGTCGTCCTCGCGCCCATGGCGGGTGTGACGAACGTCGCCTTCCGGACGTTGTGCCGCGAGCAGGAACTGGCCCGGGTGGGCACGGTCAGCGGCCTGTACGTCTGTGAGATGGTCACCGCGCGCGCCCTCGTCGAGCGCAATGCCGCGACCATGCACATGACGACGTTCGCGCCCGAGGAGTCGCCCCGCTCGCTGCAGCTTTACACCGTCGACCCGGCCACCACGTACGCTGCGGCCAAGATGATCGTCGACGAGAACATGGCCGACCACATCGACATGAACTTCGGCTGCCCGGTGCCCAAGGTGACGCGCCGCGGCGGCGGTTCGGCCCTGCCCTACAAACGCAAGCTGTTCGGCCAGATCGTCGCGGCCGCCGTGCGCGCGACCGAAAACACTGATATCCCGGTCACCGTGAAATTCCGGGTCGGAATCGACGACGCCCACCACACCCACCTCGATGCCGGCCGTATCGCCGCCGAGGAGGGCGCGGCGGCCGTCGCGCTGCATGCCCGCACCGCCGCGCAGCGTTACTCCGGCACCGCCGACTGGGACCAGATTGCCGCGCTGAAAGCCCACGTCAGCGGCATTCCCGTGCTGGGCAACGGCGACATCTTCGACGCCGATGACGCCCTGCGGATGATGGCCGAGACCGGCTGCGACGGCGTCGTCATCGGCCGCGGCTGCCTGGGCCGGCCCTGGCTGTTCGCCGAACTGTCGGCGGCCTTCAACGGCCAGCCGCGCCCCACCCCGCCGACGCTCGGCGAGATCGCGGACATCATCCGCCGGCACGGCCAACTCCTCGCCGACCACTTCGGCGAGGACAAGGGCATGCGCGACATCCGCAAGCACGTCGCCTGGTACCTGCACGGGCTGCCCGCCGGCGCCGATCTGCGCCGCGCCCTGGCTCTGGTGAAAACCCTGGCCGAGCTCGACGAGCTGCTCACCCAACTGGATTCCGATGTGCCGTTCCCGGACTGCGCAGAGGGCCCGCGAGGCCGGCAGGGGTCGCCGGGTTCCGTGGTGCTGCCCGAAGGCTGGCTGGACGACCCCGACGACTGCACGGTGCCGTTCGGCGCAGACGTGGTCAACTCCGGCGGGTAGACGTGAGCGACCGCGACCGGACCACCCCCGGTGAGGGTGACGGCGACAACCCCTGGGTAACGCGTACGACGCGCGCCTCGGGTCCGGTCCGGGCGCCTTGGGAACGGGCCGGTCGCCCAGCGGAACAGCCCGACGACGAGATCACCGGCAGCCACGGCGGCGGCGGCGTCACCGTCGCCGAACTCATCGCCCGGCTCTCCGGTGGCGC from Mycolicibacterium phocaicum includes the following:
- a CDS encoding AMP-binding protein, encoding MDLNSLLAEPARRAGLETRALVALVRAGAIGVDLPHRLVQVLAALDTYGPFGAAPRIAAIRHGAYPAIADERGELTYAEFDEAVNRIANAFRARLAPGDTVGILCRNHRGPLIVAFAASRAGVNAVWLNTAFSARQAAEVANREGVDLLVHDVEFTDLVADIEARHGTFVADIDSASDDLDALAADSSPKAPPAPAKQGRIILLTSGTTGTPKGAPRAEPRSFILPGGLLERLPMRAREATIIGPPLFHGTGLLIAIMTIALGSKLVLRRKFEAEQLVADIERHKATTVCVVPVMLQRVLGLGDDTVRSYDTTSLRAIFCAGSQLPAAVATAAQDLLGDVVYNLYGSTEVALATMATPSDIREAPTSVGKPMLGCRIKIFDDNGQEVPTPGTGRIFVGAATQFEGYTGGGTKEFIDGLMASGDVGHFDDEGRLYIDGRDDDMIVSGGENVFPAEVEELLVTHPAIVEASAIGVDDEEFGKRLRAFVVTVKGTEVSEAEVKQFVKDNLARYKVPREVVFLDELPRNPTGKVLKRDLTARTD
- a CDS encoding serine/threonine-protein kinase; amino-acid sequence: MPYPGVLADRYQLRGTLGHGGMAEVRDAWDAQLQRPVAVKLLHAPLSAQPDFRRRFEVEARAAAGLNHPHVVAVHDYGEQDGTPYIVMERLPGRTLADAIAAGPLPLPQVRSVLDDVLSALAMAHAAGILHRDIKPGNILLADSGAAKIADFGIAKSAESGHTIAGQVMGTMGYLSADRLSGHPATVADDLYAVGVVGYEALTGRRPFPQDNLVALARAVSEGHPVPLHVLRPDVDPALATVVERAMVRDARARFGSAEEMRAALHGVAPAGRPPTLVLGQPLPDPTTSLLPVAAPRRRSRILLWALAALVAAVTVIAVIVDAASRPSTPAPVGTSTPESTPTSTSAPVSTPPPPSPVDDAPPPNGHGNGKGKGHNKH
- a CDS encoding group I truncated hemoglobin, encoding MTSIYEQIGGAEALEQVVADFYERVLADPELAGFFAGANMSRLKGRQVEFFAAALGGPQPYTGASMRDIHRGRGISRQHFNLVAAYLSESLAAAGVPARTVQRIMAAIAPLAGDIVTAKSA
- a CDS encoding oxygenase MpaB family protein; amino-acid sequence: MPVTQNTSDTCPVTSESAPVAAGCPASPGGYDAVPLGPDSLTWKYFGQWTGLFQGTWAGSMQNMHPQLGAAVEEHSIFFMERIPRLLRSIYPIGGVVFDGDRAPKTGAEVRDYHIGIKGVDKQGRRYSALNPDVFYWAHATFFKSTLLAAEKFGGGISEADKRQLFDEHVTWYRMYGMSMRPVPKSWEDFQVYWDHMCRNVLENNYAAREVMDLSTMPKHPSLQWIPDLLWAQNLKVMQRFLTFMTVALYDPPVRELMGYSWSARQQWVHDRLCQVITLVSKYGPKRRLMHPRKRSAMDRASGRLPMDSPLVETPARNLPPLEYRGQPQFYCPIVD
- a CDS encoding TetR/AcrR family transcriptional regulator; this translates as MPSGQRQGRWSTVPLADRPTRRREALIEAGIAALGHSDGPAATVRTVCRTAGLTERYFYESFTDREDFVRAVYDEVCTTAMAALTTSQSPRDAVERFVTMMVDDPTRGRVLLIAPAQEPVLTRSGADWMPSFIELLQHKMFPDGDPARRALEATSLIGALTALFTGYLGGKLPVTREQFVDYCVDMLMSRVPSHR
- a CDS encoding acyl-ACP desaturase; its protein translation is MTADYTDLQLLHELEPVVETLVDRHMSMRKDWNPHDYIPWKEGKNYYALGGQDWDPDQAKLSEVAQTAMVQNLLTEDNLPSYHREIAMNMGMDGAWGYWVNRWTAEENRHGIALRDYLVVTRNCDPVELEELRVEQVTRGFSPGQNMQGDLFAESLFDSVMYVSFQELATRVSHRNTGKACNDPVADQLLQRISGDENLHMIFYRDVSAAGLDINPNQAMASLHRIVENFKMPGYTVPDFRRKAVIIAVGGVYDPRIHLDDVLMPVLKKWRIFEREDFTGEGARLRDDLGRIINELEDTCAKFEVAKERRLERERKVAEKKAMKNLLVSTSAS
- the dusB gene encoding tRNA dihydrouridine synthase DusB, with amino-acid sequence MSVVSPERDATQTARSLQIGPISLRSPVVLAPMAGVTNVAFRTLCREQELARVGTVSGLYVCEMVTARALVERNAATMHMTTFAPEESPRSLQLYTVDPATTYAAAKMIVDENMADHIDMNFGCPVPKVTRRGGGSALPYKRKLFGQIVAAAVRATENTDIPVTVKFRVGIDDAHHTHLDAGRIAAEEGAAAVALHARTAAQRYSGTADWDQIAALKAHVSGIPVLGNGDIFDADDALRMMAETGCDGVVIGRGCLGRPWLFAELSAAFNGQPRPTPPTLGEIADIIRRHGQLLADHFGEDKGMRDIRKHVAWYLHGLPAGADLRRALALVKTLAELDELLTQLDSDVPFPDCAEGPRGRQGSPGSVVLPEGWLDDPDDCTVPFGADVVNSGG